A window of Seriola aureovittata isolate HTS-2021-v1 ecotype China chromosome 17, ASM2101889v1, whole genome shotgun sequence genomic DNA:
AATGGTGCACTGTGTACGTGCAGAGACTTCACTGAAAGCCAGTACAGCTCGAGGGAAGAGGTTAAATGTTACACTGAAGCTGAAAGGACTTCGTTTGTCTTTCGGGGGTTCACTGGATTATTCTGCTCTGGGTCACAGGTGATGGGTTACTGATGAGGGTCTCGGGGTCTCTGGGTGTTTGCAGATTTGGGCACTAAcctgacattgtgtgtgtgtggggggtaaAATGCTtgggtgcagtgtgtgtgtttgtttgtgtgtgttgctggtgtgtgtatatggtaTCCCTCTTGtcacttgttgttttttaaatgtcttgtaCACTCTATGATCTCTCTTGTCCTCAGACGTAAGTACAACATGGGTAAATTTAAATTAACAAATATCACTATgtcaacatatttatttaaaaggaagCAAAATAATCAGTTTTCTTACAATGACAAAACATTATCAGTAAGTGAACAGCAGATCGCATGATACATCACAGAGATTAATCCATTGTCTGGTTAGATTTCAATCCATGGCTGAGAACTATCCAGGTTTTAATGGTGGTGCAAAGAGAACGTATACTTTATGTTGTGCTttgcttttctcttcatctccaccAGGGGGAGCTGGAGAAGCAGCTGTTGCAGGCTAACCCCATCCTAGAGGCCTTTGGAAATGCCAAGACAGTCAAGAACGACAACTCGTCCAGATTTGTAAGACTCGAagcttcatcttcttcttctttttcttcttataaTAAACCGCCTGCTTATAGACCTTTTTattaaatgcctttttttttctcctgtagGGAAAATTCATCAGGATCAACTTCGACGTCAATGGTTACATCGTTGGTGCCAATATTGAAACTTGTATCCTTGAAACCGTCCGATCGCTTCCCTTTTTAGaactgaaaacactgcagtgctTGTTTTAGcctcgtttttttttaaatgctgtggTTTAGATCCACTGCAGGAATTTTAACCACTAGTGTCACTACAACGCACCAAACAGTTGGGAGAGCTTCATCACAGTAGTATCGGAGAACTTGTCCTTAACAGACTGACCACTAGACCTGTTGGAGAAATCCCGTGCCATTCGCCAGGCCAAAGACGAGAGGACCTTTCATATCTTCTACTACCTGCTCACAGGGGCTGGAGACAAACTGCGCAGTAAGCAACGCGTTACGTAACTAATATGTTTAAAGACTTAAGGACTTTCATAGTAGTAatgattgtttattttcattctgacAGATCACAGCGTTTTAATTTCTTCTGACATTTATCTCACTGCCATCATTCTCCCCTCAGATGAACTCCTCCTTGAAAATTACAACAACTACCGTTTCCTCTCCAATGGGAACGTCACAATTCCTGGGCAGCAGGACAAGGATCTGTTTACAGAGACCTTGGAGGCCATGAGGATCATGAGTATCCCTGAGGACGAGCAAATAGGTAAAAGGCAGACAGCAAATTactttaaaacatatttttttatttatttattttttattctttaagtGGAACTTTGCCGTCGAATTGAAAAGTGCAACATAAAACCATGtttgttctcctcctctgcaggcaTGCTGAAGGTGGTGGCCTCTGTCCTGCAGCTGGGGAACATGAGCTTCAAGAAGGAGCGACACACAGACCAGGCCTCCATGCCCGACAACACGGGTAAGTTACACCTTCACATGTAGTTTTAAGATCCTGCAGTTGTATCTTAAATCTCATTgtcttccctcttctctctttttttcctgtcgGCTCCACcatttctctgtttcctctgcaccAGCTGCCCAGAAAGTGTGCCACCTCATGGGCATGAACGTCACAGACTTCACCAGAGCCATCCTGTCACCCAGGATCAAGGTGGGCAGAGACTACGTCCAGAAGGCCCAGACCCAGGAGCAAGCTGAGTTTGCTGTGGAGGCCCTGGCCAAGGCCACATACGAGAGGATGTTCCGCTGGCTCGTGATGAGGATCAACAAAGCCCTGGACAAGACCAAGAGACAGGGAGCCTCCTTCATTGGCATCTTGGACATCGCTGGCTTCGAGATCTTTGAGGTAAACAACCGAGGCAAACTGTAAATGACTTGCCTACAGGGCAGTGTATTAGAACAAAGACTCTGTATGTACAAATAGGGCTGGGAGATTAATCGaactttgtttttgatttatgattttGGCCTCAAACgatttataaaaacaagataatcgagATAAAATGATTATTGTGTCATATTCTGTTTCACTGTGAATTTCACCCATTCaatttgtatttgtgctgtGGATCGACGGTGTTCTCacccatttatttttcttcctccctccccagcTGAACTCGTTCGAGCAGCTTTGCATCAACTACACCAacgagaagctgcagcagctcttcaaCCACACCATGTTCATcctggagcaggaggagtaCCAGAGGGAGGGCATCGAGTGGAGCTTCATCGACTTCGGCCTGGACCTGCAGCCCTGCATCGACCTCATCGAGAAACCCGTGAGTTTGTTCGCTTCTGTTATTTTACTTGTAcgtattttttgttttttttttctgtttcatgctTTGAGCTCTGAACTCTTCCTTTGCTTCCAGGCCAGTCCCCCTGGTATTCTGGCTCTGCTGGATGAGGAGTGCTGGTTTCCAAAGGCCACAGACAAGAGCTTTGTGGAGAAGGTGCTGCAGGAGCAGGGCACACACCCCAAGTTCTTTAAACCCAAGAAACTGAAGGATGAAGCCGACTTCTGCATCATCCATTATGCCGGCAAGGTAAATGTGAATTTTAGTTATGATGCCATCTCATTAATGCATCACTTAAGCCTAATTTGTAATAACTTTACAAACAATCCCCTAAAGATGTGAGTCTAAAAAACACACCTTGCTTCCTGTGTGATGTCACCCCTCAGGTGGACTACAAGGCGGATGAGTGGCTGATGAAGAACATGGACCCGTTGAATGACAACGTGGCTTCACTGCTCAACCAGTCCACTGACAAGTTTGTCTCTGAACTCTGGAAGGACGGTGAGTTCAGACAGAAGTTACCTTGTCGCTGTATCCCAGGAATCACCGCCTCTCTAAAGGCGGTGCTCGATGTGGGAATATATTTTACGTTggcttcctgttcctgttttgGCATTTCatcctgctttttctttctctttttttttactgtctggTGTGTGGACCTTTGTTTTTACCTTCTCAAATCCCACTTGTTGTTGCCGtccatttcttcctctgtaCGGCCCCGTTTTGTCTGTCATCTTTTTTCTTGTACTGGGTCTCAGAGGTACAGAATTGTCAGAGAGCCTATTTTTATCAGCGTTTTCCTATTCTACACTCAGACTCAGGTGATGaggtttctttttcatttatgtagtctttccccctctctcctgctctcttgtTTTTAAACGTGCTGACCTCCGCTGTGAATCGTCCTTTTCTCCTGAAATTATCTTTCCAAAGATGCCAGCGAATTTTGTCAGTTGCTTCATTGTCTTTTAACCAGCTCTGTGTTCAGAAACAAAATCTTCTGGTCATCTGAGGACTTTGTTGCTCTGTCATTGAactcttccttctctccctctgtgtgatAGTGTTGTTTGGGGACTCCTGGTGTTGGTCATGGGTACTGCAGCGATGGGTATATACTGCATgggtttggttttgttttgtttttttttttgttgttttttttgttttttcttgtcacCACAAAAGATACATGCCCACTGCAAGCACCTCCGTTTGTCACCAccctgacacacatacatattgaGGTGAACCATCGCACATAGGTTTCACTCAGAGAACCACAGGCAGTGTGAACAGTCGACAAACCCCCTTCACTCATTgcactgaatattttttcataatgGTGTGTGATCTTTCCACACTTCACTGACTTtttgtgacccccccccccctctgtcatctcctctcccccctcGATTTCTGCTTCCCTCCACATTCACTGTTTGTGTGGTGTTTCACTGgtcccatctctcctctctcctggtGTGTGTTTACCATGAGGAAGTGGAGAGACAATGGTCATATTCATTCTTCCTTGTGACATGCATTTGGTTTGAGTTTGCCTGgttgaatatttaaattattaaattaaaccCTCACTGactttttacaaaatgtcattcCCCctatttctctcttcttcttcttcttctttctttcccccGTCTTTCAGTGGATCGTATTGTGGGTCTGGATAAAGTGTCTGGCATGTCTGAGATGCCCGGTGCCTTTAAGACCCGTAAGGGCATGTTCCGCACAGTGGGCCAGCTGTACAAGGAGCAGCTGTCCAAGCTCATGGCCACTCTGAGGAACACAAACCCAAACTTTGTCCGCTGCATCATCCCCAACCACGAGAAAAAGGTATTGGAGAATTACAGGCCTCTGTTTGGGCCGTTCCCCTCGACAGAAACTTTCCCACGGGGAAATCTTTTTGAGGAACTCAGGAACTAAACCTGCTAACAAAGGAACCTTGTAGCTATGCGGTAGTTGCAGGTGCTAAAAACAGTCCCTGCTGCAGGCGAAATACCTTCTAATTGTTCAGTAATCTTCatttcactgacaaacacagacgACTTGGCAGCTACAACTTCActatttcatttacaaattcaCTAAACGATGAAGTAGGTATTGATATTAAGAGGAGGGGTggacatttttgtgtttataaatgttaaaactaAAGCTAGAGAGTGAGGGAAAGGCAGTAGAGTGAAGTGAATCAAGGAGAGAATGTGAcacaaatatagaaataaatggACAACAAACACTCAGCAGATCGTCGCTGTGGGTAGATGCTTCAGAGTTTTCAGTGTCTTATTTTTACCTCTGCACGTCTCCCTCTCCTACATTAATTACATCAGAGTCACGCAGCAGTAAAATCATAGAATAACAGGATCTGTGTTTTTGCTGACGTCCTAAAATTGTGTTAAAGAGGtgagaacacaaacaggaaTGAGCAAAAGAGACTTTTAGATCCTGAGTTGAGTTCCTCTGGTTCTGTAGTTCTTTAAACATATTGTTGtaaaactgtttgtttctcttttttgccAAATTGCTGATCAGAAAATGTTCCCCTTCCTCAGGCTGGTAAACTGGACCCCCACCTGGTTCTTGACCAGCTGAGGTGTAACGGCGTGCTGGAGGGGATCCGTATCTGCAGACAGGGTTTCCCCAACCGCATCGTCTTCCAGGAGTTCAGACAGAGGTGACAGAATAATAACATGGTCTCCATTGTTTCTTATTGTTGTCATTTAGCATTGTGTAAGAAAACACTAAACGCGTATCATCTACTCCTCCCCCAGGTATGAAATCCTCACTCCCAACGCCATCCCCAAGGGCTTCATGGACGGGAAGCAGGCCTGTGTGCTCATGGTAACCAGTCTACAAAATTCGACTTAAGCGCCACAATAATCTAGTCCTAGAAAATCATCCCTCCGCAGTGCGATTGATCCGTGTATTTCCTATTCCCGTCAGATCAAAAGCCTGGAGCTGGATCCGAACCTGTACCGCATCGGCCAGAGTAAAGTTTTCTTCAGAGCAGGTGTCCTCGctcacctggaggaggagagggacatGAAGATCacagacatcatcatcagtttccAGGCCTGGTGCAGAGGCTACGTGGCCCGCAAGTAAGAACACAACATCACCACATTCTGTGACAGTTCTGGAATCAGGATCCTGTTTAGAAGCTGCTGACAAACAACATGGAGCATCATTTAAGTGACATTTCGGACGTAAACAAGATTTCTTCTGCATCTCAGCTTtttagtcatttaaaaaaaaaactgacttgagTGAAGCTGAATCATGGGAAATAACTTGTTTTTTGATAACAGGGTATTTCTTATCTTAAAGTTGGTTGCATTGAAGTGCATGGTGACAGGAAATGTGATTGTCTGACTCTGTTTGAATATTTCCTTGCAGGGCTTTTGCCaagagacagcagcagctgactgcAATGAAGGTGATCCAGAGGAACTGTGCCGCTTATCTTAAACTCAGGAACTGGCAGTGGTGGAGGCTCTTCACCAAGGTGAACCCCGCTCTCCTACAACATCTTAGCCAATATCTTGCTTACTGCACTTTTTCAcaaccgttttttttttgtttcccttttatTAATACCTAACACCGCCATTTTGTCCTCAGGTGAAGCCTCTGCTGCAGGTCagcaggcaggaggaggagatgcaggCCAAGGATGAAGAGCTGACTAAAGTGAAGGAGAAGCATCTGtatgctgagcagcagctgcaggagatggaggagaaacaaCAGCAGGTAACATGAAACGTAGAATAATGAAGGAGGATGCTTTGAGCGCTGTTTAACCGATGCACAATATTAAAATCGTCTTTTTACTCCGCTTGCAGCTGAGTGCCGAGAAGATGGCCCTGCAGGAGCAGCTTCAAGCAGAAACCGAACTCTGCGCCGAGGCTGAGGAGATGAGAGCGCGCCTGGCTGCCAGgaagcaggagctggaggagatccTCCACGACCTGGAGGCCCgcgtggaggaggaggaagagcgtGCGTCTCATTTGACCtcggagaagaagaagatgcagCAAAATATTTCAGTAAGTAGAGAGAGTTCACTCCTTCTCACTCTCCAccaactttacatttttttttatttcagagcaCTTACTGATTTCTTGCCTCATGTCATTCATCTAAACTCAGgacctggagcagcagctggatgaggaggaggcagcCAGACAGAAGCTCCAGCTGGAGAAGGTCACCCTGGAGGCCAAGATGAAGAAGATAGAAGATGATGTCATGGTTCTAGACGACCAGAACAACAAACTAAACAAGGttaggattaaaaaaaaaaaaaaaaagacctagAATCACAGTGATTGGTTAATTTCAGTAGTGAGCCATACTTTTAGGGAGGTAGTGACGACTCCCGCCGAGCTTGATTTCAGTCTTTCtgcttaaaaaataacaaatgaaagtGTGCCATCTCTTACTAAACCTGTTGTTTACCATGTTTGTGAATGCAGGAGAAGaagctgatggaggagaggatctCTGAGTTCACCACCAAtctggcagaggaggaggagaaatccAAGAGTCTGCAGAAACTCAAGACCAAACACGAGGCCATGATCACAGACCTGGAGGGTAAGAAGAGAAGACGACAGGGACATGCAGTAACATACGTTATAACCATCATAGATCCCACTGGCTCTACACTGAGTCTAAACAGAGCAATATGTTATCACAGTTTCCATCTTTGTCTTCCTGCACATAATTTGACATTTGCACTTCTTCTCTGTCAGACCGCCTGCGCAGGGAGGAGAAGCAGCGTCAGGAGCTGGAAAAGAACCGGCGCAAACTTGAGGGCGACTTCACTGAGATACACGACCAGATTGCGGAGCTGCAGGCCCAGATTGCTGAGCTCCGTGCCCAGCTGGCcaagaaggaggaagagctCCAGGCAGCTCTGGCCAGGTCTGTGTGGACTTCACAGCACATTGTTTACAGCTCGTTATTGTTTCCCTTTGTTGCCCTGTACTGAGTTTATTAGTCAGTTGTAGAATTTAGGCCGTCTTATTTAAACccatgatggatggatggatggataagtTTGACAAAGATTCCCCAGCTCCCGCTCCCTGTTCTCATTTTCACTGACCTATCTCTCCCTGAAGGATCGAGGAGGAGGCAGCGCAGAAGAACCTGGCCCAGAAAAAGATCCGCGAAATGGAGGCTCAGCTCTCTGAACTGCAGGAGGATTTGGAGCTGGAGAAGCAGGCCCGCACCAAGGCAGAAAAACACCGCAGGGACCTGGGAGAAGAGCTGGAGGCCCTCAAGACCGAGCTGGAGGACACTCTGGACTCCACTGCAGCCCAGCAAGAACTCAGGTAGAGATAAAGGTCTTGGGACAGCTACAACAGTTAAATATTTCCCTCTCGTGTTCCGTGCTGTTCGGGGTCCGTTGGACATCTTGACACAAGCAGATTAacctctgctcttcctcctcaggtCCAAGCGTGAGACAGAGGTGGCGCATCTTAAAAAGACTCTGGATGAAGAGGCCAAAGTGCACGAGCAGCAGCTGGGTgagatgagacagaaacacGGTCAGGCCTTCGACGAGCTCAATGAGCAGCTTGAGCAGGCTAAGAGGGtaattaaatactttttttttttttttttttttttctatttttatctctCCTTAATTCACATGTTGTTTTTCGACTGCACAAACCATTAACGTTTGTGTCCCTCCTTGCAGAACAAAGTGTCGATGGAGAAGGCCAAGCAGGCTCTGGAGTCGGAGAGGAACGAGCTGGCCATCGAGATGCAGACGCTGATGCAGGGTAAAGGAGACTCCGAGCATCGCAGGAAGAAGGCTGAGTCCCAGGTCCAGGAGCTGCAGCTCAAACACTCAGAGAGCGAGCGGCAGAGGCTGGAGCTGGCCGAGAAACTGTCAAAAGTGCAGGTACAGCTCTTTGACTTGGCGGGACTCTACTTCTTTTGCTTTTACAACTATCATatgtttactgttttctgtgcttcttattacatctgtgttttttttcttttcagtg
This region includes:
- the LOC130184848 gene encoding myosin-9-like isoform X1, which produces MSDADKFLYVDRNLVNNPLAQADWATKKLVWVPSERLGFEAGSVKEERGDECVVELADSGKKIRVNKDDIQKMNPPKFSKVEDMAELTCLNEASVLHNLKERYYSGLIYTYSGLFCVVINPYKNLPIYSEEIVDMYKGKKRHEMPPHIYAITDTSYRSMMQDREDQSILCTGESGAGKTENTKKVIQYLAHVASSHKTKKDQNSSILSHGELEKQLLQANPILEAFGNAKTVKNDNSSRFGKFIRINFDVNGYIVGANIETYLLEKSRAIRQAKDERTFHIFYYLLTGAGDKLRNELLLENYNNYRFLSNGNVTIPGQQDKDLFTETLEAMRIMSIPEDEQIGMLKVVASVLQLGNMSFKKERHTDQASMPDNTAAQKVCHLMGMNVTDFTRAILSPRIKVGRDYVQKAQTQEQAEFAVEALAKATYERMFRWLVMRINKALDKTKRQGASFIGILDIAGFEIFELNSFEQLCINYTNEKLQQLFNHTMFILEQEEYQREGIEWSFIDFGLDLQPCIDLIEKPASPPGILALLDEECWFPKATDKSFVEKVLQEQGTHPKFFKPKKLKDEADFCIIHYAGKVDYKADEWLMKNMDPLNDNVASLLNQSTDKFVSELWKDVDRIVGLDKVSGMSEMPGAFKTRKGMFRTVGQLYKEQLSKLMATLRNTNPNFVRCIIPNHEKKAGKLDPHLVLDQLRCNGVLEGIRICRQGFPNRIVFQEFRQRYEILTPNAIPKGFMDGKQACVLMIKSLELDPNLYRIGQSKVFFRAGVLAHLEEERDMKITDIIISFQAWCRGYVARKAFAKRQQQLTAMKVIQRNCAAYLKLRNWQWWRLFTKVKPLLQVSRQEEEMQAKDEELTKVKEKHLYAEQQLQEMEEKQQQLSAEKMALQEQLQAETELCAEAEEMRARLAARKQELEEILHDLEARVEEEEERASHLTSEKKKMQQNISDLEQQLDEEEAARQKLQLEKVTLEAKMKKIEDDVMVLDDQNNKLNKEKKLMEERISEFTTNLAEEEEKSKSLQKLKTKHEAMITDLEDRLRREEKQRQELEKNRRKLEGDFTEIHDQIAELQAQIAELRAQLAKKEEELQAALARIEEEAAQKNLAQKKIREMEAQLSELQEDLELEKQARTKAEKHRRDLGEELEALKTELEDTLDSTAAQQELRSKRETEVAHLKKTLDEEAKVHEQQLGEMRQKHGQAFDELNEQLEQAKRNKVSMEKAKQALESERNELAIEMQTLMQGKGDSEHRRKKAESQVQELQLKHSESERQRLELAEKLSKVQAELDNVNSVLSDVEGKSIKATKDCSAVESQLQDVQELLQEETRQKLSLGTRLRQLEDEQNNLKEQLDEEESAKRNVEKQLQTVQAQLADMRKKVEQDAGCLETAEEGKKRLQRDLEGTNQRLEEKCAAFDKLDKTKTRLQQELDDLLVDQDHLRQIVSNLEKKQKKFDQMLAEEKTISARYAEERDRAEAEAREKETRALALTRELESLMDIKEEVDRNNKLLRAEMEDLVSSKDDVGKNVHELEKSKRAMEQQLEEMKTQLEELEDELQATEDAKLRLEVNMQAMKAQYERDLAGRDEMGEEKKRALVKQVREMEMELEDERKQRSAAVASRKKLELDLKELEVGIDMANKNRDEALKQLKKLQAQLKDLVRELEDTRMSREEILAQSKETEKKLKGMEADMIQMQEELAAAERVKRQAQQERDELQDEINNQATKNAQAAEERRRLEARIAQLEEELEEEQCNTELTNDRLKKAMLQTDQMNVELTAERSASQRVEGARSQLERQNKELKLKLQELEGTVKSKYKANMAALEAKISQLEEQLDMETRERQGATKLVRRTEKKLKEVILQVDDERRNTEQYKDQVDKLNSRMKQLKRQLEEAEEEAQRANANRRKLQRELEDATESADAMNREVTTLKNKLRRGDLPFTVRRTVPRAGIESDEESEPKSETPEPKPE
- the LOC130184848 gene encoding myosin-9-like isoform X2 produces the protein MSDADKFLYVDRNLVNNPLAQADWATKKLVWVPSERLGFEAGSVKEERGDECVVELADSGKKIRVNKDDIQKMNPPKFSKVEDMAELTCLNEASVLHNLKERYYSGLIYTYSGLFCVVINPYKNLPIYSEEIVDMYKGKKRHEMPPHIYAITDTSYRSMMQDREDQSILCTGESGAGKTENTKKVIQYLAHVASSHKTKKDQGELEKQLLQANPILEAFGNAKTVKNDNSSRFGKFIRINFDVNGYIVGANIETYLLEKSRAIRQAKDERTFHIFYYLLTGAGDKLRNELLLENYNNYRFLSNGNVTIPGQQDKDLFTETLEAMRIMSIPEDEQIGMLKVVASVLQLGNMSFKKERHTDQASMPDNTAAQKVCHLMGMNVTDFTRAILSPRIKVGRDYVQKAQTQEQAEFAVEALAKATYERMFRWLVMRINKALDKTKRQGASFIGILDIAGFEIFELNSFEQLCINYTNEKLQQLFNHTMFILEQEEYQREGIEWSFIDFGLDLQPCIDLIEKPASPPGILALLDEECWFPKATDKSFVEKVLQEQGTHPKFFKPKKLKDEADFCIIHYAGKVDYKADEWLMKNMDPLNDNVASLLNQSTDKFVSELWKDVDRIVGLDKVSGMSEMPGAFKTRKGMFRTVGQLYKEQLSKLMATLRNTNPNFVRCIIPNHEKKAGKLDPHLVLDQLRCNGVLEGIRICRQGFPNRIVFQEFRQRYEILTPNAIPKGFMDGKQACVLMIKSLELDPNLYRIGQSKVFFRAGVLAHLEEERDMKITDIIISFQAWCRGYVARKAFAKRQQQLTAMKVIQRNCAAYLKLRNWQWWRLFTKVKPLLQVSRQEEEMQAKDEELTKVKEKHLYAEQQLQEMEEKQQQLSAEKMALQEQLQAETELCAEAEEMRARLAARKQELEEILHDLEARVEEEEERASHLTSEKKKMQQNISDLEQQLDEEEAARQKLQLEKVTLEAKMKKIEDDVMVLDDQNNKLNKEKKLMEERISEFTTNLAEEEEKSKSLQKLKTKHEAMITDLEDRLRREEKQRQELEKNRRKLEGDFTEIHDQIAELQAQIAELRAQLAKKEEELQAALARIEEEAAQKNLAQKKIREMEAQLSELQEDLELEKQARTKAEKHRRDLGEELEALKTELEDTLDSTAAQQELRSKRETEVAHLKKTLDEEAKVHEQQLGEMRQKHGQAFDELNEQLEQAKRNKVSMEKAKQALESERNELAIEMQTLMQGKGDSEHRRKKAESQVQELQLKHSESERQRLELAEKLSKVQAELDNVNSVLSDVEGKSIKATKDCSAVESQLQDVQELLQEETRQKLSLGTRLRQLEDEQNNLKEQLDEEESAKRNVEKQLQTVQAQLADMRKKVEQDAGCLETAEEGKKRLQRDLEGTNQRLEEKCAAFDKLDKTKTRLQQELDDLLVDQDHLRQIVSNLEKKQKKFDQMLAEEKTISARYAEERDRAEAEAREKETRALALTRELESLMDIKEEVDRNNKLLRAEMEDLVSSKDDVGKNVHELEKSKRAMEQQLEEMKTQLEELEDELQATEDAKLRLEVNMQAMKAQYERDLAGRDEMGEEKKRALVKQVREMEMELEDERKQRSAAVASRKKLELDLKELEVGIDMANKNRDEALKQLKKLQAQLKDLVRELEDTRMSREEILAQSKETEKKLKGMEADMIQMQEELAAAERVKRQAQQERDELQDEINNQATKNAQAAEERRRLEARIAQLEEELEEEQCNTELTNDRLKKAMLQTDQMNVELTAERSASQRVEGARSQLERQNKELKLKLQELEGTVKSKYKANMAALEAKISQLEEQLDMETRERQGATKLVRRTEKKLKEVILQVDDERRNTEQYKDQVDKLNSRMKQLKRQLEEAEEEAQRANANRRKLQRELEDATESADAMNREVTTLKNKLRRGDLPFTVRRTVPRAGIESDEESEPKSETPEPKPE